Proteins encoded by one window of Synergistaceae bacterium:
- a CDS encoding Coenzyme F420 hydrogenase/dehydrogenase, beta subunit C-terminal domain, whose translation MDAEYACVERVEDLGKLKGSKYIPSKKRVLINGEYVSLWPMVSQKLEEGRTVLFTGLGCDVAALYAYLKAKNTDTSRLFTAELVCFGPALPEVHRQYVAGLEAKYNSRITSFTVRHKAKGWTPPYIRATFEDGREFVTDFYASDYGRAFGLYTRDVCYGCRFRGANHKADVTLGDYWGLTPEMPGWNKNGVSIFIVRTEKGEELIRMLPRTEFTLREEDVSFAVRNNPMYYEPRKKPESYGKFRRELETLGLHSAVVNHYGRLKFCALVLKERVKSAVPAPVKRVLKKLLRRG comes from the coding sequence ATGGACGCAGAGTATGCGTGTGTTGAACGTGTCGAGGACTTAGGGAAGCTCAAGGGTTCTAAGTATATACCCTCAAAGAAGAGAGTCCTCATTAATGGAGAATATGTATCTCTCTGGCCGATGGTTTCGCAGAAGCTGGAGGAAGGACGCACGGTATTATTTACAGGGCTGGGCTGTGATGTAGCGGCCCTGTACGCTTATCTGAAGGCCAAGAACACCGACACTTCACGTCTCTTCACGGCAGAACTTGTCTGCTTCGGCCCGGCACTCCCTGAGGTTCACAGGCAGTACGTCGCGGGGCTCGAGGCCAAGTACAATTCACGCATAACGTCATTCACGGTGAGGCACAAGGCGAAGGGCTGGACACCTCCATACATTCGGGCGACGTTCGAGGACGGCAGGGAGTTCGTTACGGACTTCTACGCGTCGGACTACGGACGGGCATTCGGGCTGTACACGCGCGATGTGTGCTACGGGTGCAGGTTCAGGGGCGCGAACCACAAGGCAGATGTTACGCTGGGTGATTACTGGGGGCTGACCCCGGAGATGCCCGGCTGGAACAAAAACGGCGTATCAATCTTCATCGTGAGGACGGAGAAGGGAGAGGAACTCATCAGGATGCTTCCGCGCACGGAGTTCACGCTAAGGGAAGAAGATGTGAGCTTCGCCGTCAGGAACAACCCGATGTATTACGAGCCAAGAAAGAAGCCGGAAAGTTACGGGAAGTTTCGCCGTGAGCTCGAGACTTTGGGGCTTCACAGTGCTGTCGTGAACCATTACGGACGGCTGAAGTTCTGCGCGCTTGTGCTGAAGGAACGCGTGAAGAGTGCTGTACCTGCTCCAGTAAAGAGAGTGCTGAAGAAGTTATTGCGGAGGGGATAA
- a CDS encoding YbaB/EbfC family nucleoid-associated protein, with translation MKLNNIMKQAKQMQTQMMQIQEKLASETVEASVGGGMVSAVFTGQGDLVSIKIDPEVINPEDREMLEDLVTSAVNEGLRKSRELMSERMGGITGALGAMGMGL, from the coding sequence ATGAAGCTCAACAACATAATGAAGCAGGCCAAGCAGATGCAGACACAGATGATGCAGATACAGGAGAAGCTAGCCAGCGAGACCGTAGAAGCCAGCGTCGGCGGAGGAATGGTCAGTGCAGTCTTCACGGGACAGGGAGACCTCGTGAGCATAAAGATAGACCCCGAAGTCATCAACCCTGAGGACAGGGAGATGCTCGAAGACCTCGTAACTTCCGCCGTCAATGAAGGCCTCCGCAAAAGCCGCGAACTCATGAGCGAACGAATGGGAGGAATCACCGGCGCACTCGGAGCTATGGGAATGGGGCTGTAA
- the recR gene encoding recombination protein RecR — translation MSTALNDLVTALKKFPGIGLKSARRIAYHLIKQDNDTLEALGTLIANLKKGLHTCGQCGNISEHNPCSICTDPLRDRKTLCIVDDIEALSTFEQSGVYNGLYHILGGRVSPIDGEELSSEAIDFLLGHIEALGADEVIIATSPKVEGDMTYYTLLDVLRKSGAEKVTRIAYGLPVGGAIEFADRMTLNTALEARRQVL, via the coding sequence GTGAGCACTGCCCTTAACGACCTCGTAACTGCCCTGAAGAAGTTTCCGGGCATCGGCCTCAAGAGTGCACGGCGTATAGCCTACCACCTGATTAAGCAGGACAACGATACCCTAGAAGCTCTCGGGACACTGATTGCTAACCTGAAGAAGGGACTGCACACCTGCGGGCAGTGCGGCAACATCTCCGAGCACAACCCCTGCAGCATATGCACTGACCCTCTGCGCGACAGAAAGACGCTGTGCATCGTCGACGACATCGAGGCACTCTCGACGTTCGAGCAGTCAGGTGTCTACAACGGACTGTACCACATACTTGGCGGAAGGGTCTCACCGATAGACGGCGAAGAACTCAGCAGCGAGGCAATCGACTTCCTGCTGGGGCACATTGAGGCACTAGGAGCTGATGAGGTAATCATCGCTACAAGCCCGAAGGTTGAAGGGGACATGACGTACTACACGCTGCTAGACGTTCTAAGGAAGAGCGGCGCGGAGAAGGTTACGCGCATAGCGTACGGACTGCCTGTCGGCGGGGCAATAGAGTTCGCGGACAGAATGACGCTCAACACAGCATTAGAGGCACGGAGGCAGGTACTGTGA
- a CDS encoding DUF554 domain-containing protein, whose product MLEIFKAIPAGGTVFNCITVLIGSTAGLLLGKFIPDRMNTTIFNCLGLFTLYVGINMSLSTKHSIAVLASLMLGTITGELLGIERRLNNLGDTLKAKLHTKNETFTQGFVSATLLFCVGSMAIIGAFNDGLRHDPELLMTKGIMDGIAATMFASGFGLGTVFSIVPMFIYQAGLTFAASGLEGVITPDMYANISGIGGLMIMGIGFNMLKITKLKLGDMLPGLVYVVFLTMLFE is encoded by the coding sequence ATGCTTGAAATCTTCAAGGCTATTCCTGCAGGAGGAACTGTCTTCAACTGCATAACCGTACTCATCGGAAGCACGGCAGGACTCCTCTTAGGGAAATTCATCCCCGATCGCATGAACACAACCATCTTCAACTGTCTCGGACTCTTCACGCTGTACGTGGGAATCAATATGTCCCTGAGCACAAAGCATTCTATTGCAGTACTCGCTAGCCTGATGCTCGGGACGATTACCGGCGAACTCTTAGGCATTGAGCGTCGGCTCAACAATCTGGGCGACACACTGAAGGCCAAGCTCCACACCAAGAACGAGACCTTCACGCAGGGCTTCGTGAGTGCAACCCTGCTGTTCTGCGTGGGTTCGATGGCGATAATCGGTGCGTTCAACGACGGACTCCGCCATGACCCGGAACTGCTCATGACTAAGGGCATAATGGATGGCATTGCGGCGACGATGTTCGCTTCTGGCTTCGGGCTCGGGACGGTGTTCTCGATTGTGCCGATGTTCATCTATCAGGCAGGGCTGACGTTCGCGGCTTCGGGACTTGAAGGCGTAATCACTCCCGACATGTACGCGAATATTTCCGGCATCGGAGGGCTAATGATTATGGGAATAGGCTTCAACATGCTGAAGATTACGAAGCTGAAGCTCGGTGATATGCTGCCGGGCTTGGTGTATGTTGTGTTCCTCACAATGTTATTCGAGTAG